One part of the Actinotignum schaalii genome encodes these proteins:
- a CDS encoding pyrophosphate--fructose-6-phosphate 1-phosphotransferase gives MTVRRVALLTAGGFAPCLSSAVGGLIERYTEIAPDVEIIAYQHGYHGLLTGNYITIDKEGREQAHILHRFGGSPIGNSRVKLTNTEDLVKRGLVEEGVNPLEFAAQRLVEDGVDVLHTIGGDDTNTTAADLAAYLEENGHHLVVVGLPKTIDNDIIPVRQSLGAWTAAEEASLYAQHVIGEHRSNPRMLIVHEVMGRNCGYLTAQASKYYHDWVQEQEWAPALGLTKERWDVHAVFLPEMALDINGEAERLKKIMDEIGNVNIFLSEGAGVDEIVAEMEAAGQEVPRDPFGHVQLDKVNPGRWFAEQFAQKLGAEKVMVQKSGYFSRAWHANAEDLRLIKGMVDLAVQCALEGKPGLIGHDEENGNVLTNIAFPRVKGHKAFDITQDWFVETMKAIGQEVRPHA, from the coding sequence ATGACTGTCCGCCGCGTTGCGCTCTTGACCGCCGGAGGTTTCGCCCCGTGTTTGTCCTCGGCCGTGGGTGGCCTCATTGAGCGCTATACGGAAATTGCGCCCGATGTGGAAATTATTGCCTACCAGCATGGCTACCACGGGCTGCTCACCGGGAATTACATCACCATCGATAAGGAAGGGCGCGAACAGGCCCATATCCTGCACCGTTTCGGCGGTTCGCCCATCGGTAACTCCCGCGTCAAGCTCACCAATACCGAGGATCTGGTCAAGCGTGGCCTCGTGGAAGAAGGCGTGAATCCGCTGGAATTCGCCGCCCAGCGCCTCGTGGAAGATGGCGTGGATGTGCTCCACACCATCGGCGGTGATGATACGAATACCACCGCCGCGGATCTGGCTGCCTACCTGGAAGAAAACGGGCATCACCTCGTGGTGGTGGGCCTGCCCAAGACCATCGATAATGACATTATTCCGGTGCGCCAGTCCCTGGGTGCCTGGACTGCCGCGGAAGAAGCCTCGCTTTACGCTCAGCATGTTATTGGCGAGCATCGCTCCAACCCCCGCATGCTCATCGTGCACGAAGTGATGGGCCGCAATTGCGGCTACCTCACCGCGCAGGCTTCCAAGTACTACCACGATTGGGTTCAGGAGCAGGAATGGGCTCCGGCGCTGGGCCTGACCAAGGAACGCTGGGATGTACACGCCGTGTTCCTGCCCGAAATGGCGCTGGATATCAACGGTGAGGCCGAGCGCCTGAAGAAGATCATGGATGAGATTGGCAACGTTAATATCTTCCTCTCCGAAGGTGCGGGCGTGGATGAAATTGTGGCCGAAATGGAAGCCGCCGGCCAGGAAGTGCCGCGCGATCCCTTCGGGCACGTCCAGCTCGATAAGGTCAATCCGGGCCGCTGGTTCGCGGAGCAATTCGCGCAGAAGCTCGGCGCCGAAAAGGTCATGGTGCAAAAGTCCGGGTACTTCTCGCGCGCCTGGCACGCCAACGCTGAGGACCTGCGCCTCATCAAGGGCATGGTGGATCTGGCCGTGCAGTGCGCCCTGGAAGGCAAGCCCGGCCTCATCGGCCACGATGAGGAAAACGGTAACGTCCTCACCAATATTGCTTTCCCGCGGGTGAAGGGCCACAAGGCTTTCGATATCACCCAGGATTGGTTCGTGGAGACCATGAAGGCCATCGGCCAGGAGGTGCGCCCGCACGCCTAA
- a CDS encoding class II 3-deoxy-7-phosphoheptulonate synthase → MFEDDTHKIAALAHTWREKPALHQPHYEDEAELAAVMQRLAKMPPLVFAGECDRLRESIAAAQRGEAFVLMGGDCAESFEQITADRIRAKVRTLLQMSVILTYGASVPVVKIGRMAGQYSKPRSQATETIGDTTLPSYLGDSINGHEFTAAARRHDPHRLEEAYLYSVATLNLMRAFTRGGFADLRSVHDWNRGFIANPAYVRYEKTASEIDRAMRFVTAAGVDGAQLAETQLYSSHEGLVLPFEEIMMRIDSRTHEPYLTSAHFLWIGERTRDVNGAHVEMFSHARNPIGVKLGPTTTPDTALALIDKLNPEGEPGRLTFITRMGAGRVEEALPPLVEAVQRDGRPVTWVSDPMHGNTIKASNGIKTRRLSDIMAEIRGFFAVHEALGSHPGGIHVELTGDDVTEVLGGSEEIFEETLTERYESLVDPRLNHQQSLELAYQLAEMLRDVHL, encoded by the coding sequence ATGTTTGAGGACGATACGCATAAAATTGCCGCGCTGGCCCACACCTGGCGCGAGAAGCCCGCTCTGCACCAGCCCCATTACGAGGATGAAGCAGAGCTCGCTGCGGTTATGCAGCGCTTGGCGAAAATGCCGCCTCTGGTTTTTGCGGGCGAATGTGATCGGCTCCGCGAAAGTATCGCGGCCGCGCAACGCGGTGAAGCTTTCGTCCTCATGGGTGGGGATTGCGCCGAATCTTTCGAGCAAATCACCGCGGATCGCATCCGCGCCAAGGTGCGTACCCTCCTGCAAATGTCGGTTATTTTGACTTACGGGGCTTCGGTGCCGGTGGTGAAAATCGGGCGGATGGCCGGCCAGTACTCCAAGCCGCGCTCCCAGGCCACCGAAACCATTGGGGATACCACCCTGCCCTCCTACCTGGGCGATTCCATTAACGGGCACGAATTCACGGCCGCGGCGCGCCGCCACGATCCGCACCGTTTGGAGGAGGCCTACCTGTACTCGGTGGCTACCCTCAACCTCATGCGCGCTTTCACGCGCGGCGGTTTCGCCGACTTGCGTTCCGTGCACGATTGGAACCGCGGTTTTATTGCCAACCCGGCCTACGTGCGGTACGAAAAAACCGCGAGCGAAATTGATCGCGCCATGCGTTTCGTGACCGCGGCCGGGGTCGACGGCGCCCAGCTGGCAGAAACACAATTGTATTCCTCCCACGAGGGCCTGGTGCTGCCCTTCGAGGAAATTATGATGCGCATCGACTCGCGCACCCACGAGCCCTACCTCACCTCCGCCCACTTCCTGTGGATTGGGGAACGCACCCGCGATGTTAATGGGGCCCACGTGGAAATGTTCTCCCACGCACGTAACCCGATCGGGGTGAAATTAGGTCCGACGACGACGCCAGATACCGCTCTCGCCCTTATCGATAAGCTCAATCCGGAAGGTGAACCGGGCCGACTTACCTTTATTACCCGCATGGGGGCCGGGCGGGTGGAAGAAGCCCTGCCGCCCCTGGTGGAAGCGGTGCAGCGTGATGGCCGCCCGGTTACCTGGGTATCGGATCCCATGCACGGAAATACCATCAAGGCTTCCAATGGAATTAAGACCCGCCGCCTGAGCGATATTATGGCGGAAATTCGCGGCTTCTTCGCGGTCCACGAAGCCCTCGGTAGCCACCCGGGCGGTATCCACGTGGAATTGACCGGGGATGACGTGACGGAGGTGCTGGGCGGTTCCGAAGAAATCTTCGAGGAGACCCTCACCGAACGCTACGAATCGCTGGTCGATCCGCGCCTGAACCACCAGCAGTCCCTCGAGCTGGCTTACCAGCTGGCTGAAATGTTGCGCGACGTGCACCTGTAA
- a CDS encoding protein kinase domain-containing protein — MTIPSLPAGWLEGRYRLDAPVARGGMATVYRGYDTKLDRVVAIKIMHPDLAALDDFTRLFQREARAVAALSSPHIVTIYDRGVWNDGAAERAYLVMEYVPGPTLRHELERLGSFQLGTALDICDQVLQGLAAAHRAGIIHRDIKPENILFDDACPPPSPVRLPQLAVTVTDFGLAHAVSASSGALPRWGTLAYTAPEILEQRAASPACDIYATGLVLFELLAGRLPWAGYSAAQLAAAQAREDLPRLAGDNPWLPAQVDSFIGVLTAKNPVDRPASAVEARELLRGLRAGVADDAALRRIPVTPRHPQPVHREDVAGGNGGAELETAAASTGHATTLNAGADATVPVRAPAHRAPSVLRPTPKLTARPQRGAGTPGRHSAGRRRSRAWRIAAWVCAIALLAGAGSATWALTAGPWARVTVPELTTGLTQARSQMEALGLTVETEVRGGNGAAPGTVLGSNPEAGSRVRPGSTVELLVAGTAPDSTVPDVADMAEAEARSVLEKAGFQVQVRYRETRAATPGTVLRQDPGPGISAAPGQKVTLTIAAR; from the coding sequence GTGACTATTCCTTCCCTGCCGGCCGGGTGGCTTGAGGGCCGCTACCGTCTCGACGCCCCGGTGGCGCGCGGCGGGATGGCCACGGTGTACCGCGGCTACGATACGAAGCTGGATCGCGTGGTGGCGATCAAAATTATGCACCCCGATTTGGCCGCCCTCGATGACTTCACGCGGCTTTTTCAGCGGGAGGCGCGGGCGGTTGCCGCGTTGAGCAGCCCGCATATCGTCACTATTTATGACCGCGGGGTGTGGAACGACGGCGCAGCTGAGCGTGCGTACCTCGTCATGGAATACGTGCCCGGCCCCACGCTGCGCCACGAGCTGGAGCGCCTGGGTTCCTTCCAGCTCGGCACCGCACTCGACATCTGCGACCAGGTGCTCCAGGGCCTGGCCGCAGCCCACCGGGCCGGCATTATTCACCGGGATATCAAGCCGGAAAATATTTTATTCGACGACGCCTGTCCGCCGCCCTCCCCCGTCCGCCTTCCACAGCTCGCGGTGACAGTGACCGATTTCGGCTTGGCCCACGCGGTAAGTGCTTCCTCGGGGGCGCTGCCACGTTGGGGAACTCTTGCCTATACCGCCCCGGAAATTTTGGAGCAGCGGGCGGCCAGCCCAGCCTGCGATATTTATGCCACCGGACTGGTGCTTTTTGAGCTACTCGCCGGGCGCCTGCCCTGGGCCGGGTATTCAGCCGCGCAGCTCGCGGCGGCCCAGGCGCGGGAAGATCTGCCGCGCTTGGCCGGGGATAATCCGTGGCTGCCGGCGCAGGTCGATTCTTTTATCGGGGTACTCACCGCGAAGAATCCGGTGGATCGCCCGGCGAGTGCCGTGGAGGCCCGCGAGTTGCTGCGGGGGCTACGGGCTGGCGTCGCTGATGATGCCGCGCTGCGGCGTATTCCGGTCACGCCGCGCCACCCGCAGCCGGTGCACCGTGAGGATGTGGCGGGCGGTAATGGCGGCGCCGAGCTAGAGACCGCCGCCGCAAGCACGGGGCACGCCACCACGCTCAATGCTGGCGCGGATGCGACAGTTCCGGTGCGCGCCCCGGCGCACCGTGCTCCGTCAGTCCTCCGCCCCACCCCGAAACTTACGGCGCGACCGCAGCGCGGTGCGGGAACACCGGGGCGGCACAGCGCTGGCCGGAGGCGCTCCCGCGCGTGGCGGATTGCCGCCTGGGTATGCGCAATTGCGCTGCTAGCTGGGGCAGGAAGTGCCACCTGGGCCCTCACGGCCGGCCCGTGGGCGCGGGTAACGGTGCCCGAGCTCACTACGGGCCTCACCCAGGCACGCAGCCAGATGGAGGCGCTCGGGCTCACGGTGGAGACGGAGGTGCGCGGCGGGAACGGCGCGGCACCGGGCACCGTGCTGGGCAGTAATCCGGAGGCGGGGAGCCGGGTGCGCCCGGGGAGCACGGTTGAGCTCCTCGTTGCCGGCACGGCCCCCGACTCGACCGTTCCCGACGTGGCGGATATGGCGGAAGCGGAGGCACGCTCCGTGCTCGAAAAAGCGGGCTTCCAGGTGCAGGTGCGCTACCGGGAAACGCGGGCTGCCACGCCGGGCACCGTGCTGCGCCAGGATCCCGGCCCCGGCATCAGCGCTGCACCCGGGCAGAAAGTCACCCTCACTATCGCGGCGCGGTAG
- a CDS encoding lytic transglycosylase domain-containing protein, whose protein sequence is MGSKANLARLRAQAPAPRYELSHAEIAARLNAIIAPSRAETQKMVHDTAALMGVNPRLAMAHAYIESGFNSRALSPSGAAGVMQLIPAASRWAGRMVGRDLDWLIPADNITAGIAIIRYLQRHTSSTHEAIAAYYQGLARLRKAGPYPSTQKYVLRVLRAAKSF, encoded by the coding sequence GTGGGATCGAAGGCGAATCTGGCGCGTTTGCGGGCGCAGGCACCGGCCCCGCGCTACGAGCTTTCGCACGCGGAAATCGCGGCGCGTTTGAATGCGATTATCGCCCCGAGCCGGGCGGAAACGCAGAAGATGGTGCATGATACGGCGGCGCTTATGGGCGTCAATCCTCGGCTTGCAATGGCGCATGCCTATATCGAATCCGGTTTCAATTCCCGCGCGCTTTCCCCCAGCGGGGCGGCGGGTGTGATGCAGCTGATTCCCGCGGCTTCGCGGTGGGCGGGGCGGATGGTCGGCCGTGATCTGGACTGGCTCATTCCCGCGGATAATATCACCGCGGGCATCGCGATTATTCGCTATTTGCAGCGCCATACCTCCAGTACCCACGAAGCGATTGCCGCCTACTATCAGGGCCTGGCGCGGCTGCGGAAGGCGGGGCCGTATCCCTCTACCCAAAAGTATGTACTGCGGGTCTTGCGCGCGGCCAAGAGTTTCTAA
- a CDS encoding Rv2175c family DNA-binding protein → MATTPRPCPPARLSGRGIKMGSVEKDNTTVTWLSLPELADYLETDLRTVRSQLRDARFLAVRRGENNALYADKAQFVVKEGRRVPLPSLRGTIISLRDAGYNDDEAQEWLRRFEPELRDTPLGALIGGHTHAVRRVIAGLAF, encoded by the coding sequence ATGGCGACGACGCCGCGCCCGTGCCCACCTGCGCGCCTGAGCGGCCGCGGCATTAAGATGGGAAGCGTGGAAAAAGACAATACGACTGTGACGTGGTTGAGCCTTCCGGAGCTAGCCGATTACCTCGAAACCGATCTGCGTACGGTACGCTCCCAGCTGCGCGATGCCCGTTTCCTGGCGGTACGGCGCGGGGAAAATAACGCACTTTACGCCGATAAGGCGCAATTTGTGGTGAAAGAGGGGCGGCGCGTGCCCCTGCCTTCGCTGCGCGGCACCATTATCTCCCTGCGCGATGCCGGATATAACGACGACGAAGCCCAGGAATGGCTGCGCCGCTTCGAACCGGAACTACGTGACACCCCCTTGGGCGCCCTCATTGGCGGGCACACCCACGCGGTGCGGCGCGTCATCGCCGGCCTGGCTTTCTAG
- a CDS encoding polyprenyl synthetase family protein, whose amino-acid sequence MEWSTRDFTNGVDSRIEARLDSLRRWNQPEVEDFIDTVTALASGGKRTRARLVRAGMLATLPDLTCADIVAAVRLGAAVELFQLAALIHDDIIDASATRRGVPTVHAELANYHRTSNWDGSPERYGFRAGLIVGDAVLALASQEAVSAGRSAPLEPFFTMCEDVGIGQFLDIRCEYTRVATREDIHAIITHKTVSYSALFPLLIGAALATQPAPETIADLRAFATPFGEAFQLRDDILGIFGDPAVTGKPAGDDLTEGKNTFLFLETLERVSEVDARWLRSLRGKRVEGDDVVRAQALMEDSGARAHVEKMIRQREDSARAILPRLNEAARESLGELLQRLRSRTH is encoded by the coding sequence ATGGAGTGGAGCACTCGCGATTTCACCAACGGGGTTGATAGCCGTATTGAGGCGCGGTTGGATTCGTTGCGCCGTTGGAATCAGCCCGAGGTGGAGGATTTCATCGATACGGTCACTGCGCTGGCGTCCGGTGGTAAGCGAACCCGGGCGCGGCTGGTGCGGGCCGGGATGCTTGCTACTCTCCCGGATCTGACCTGCGCGGATATTGTGGCGGCGGTGCGTTTGGGCGCGGCCGTGGAGCTTTTCCAGCTCGCGGCCCTTATTCACGACGATATTATTGACGCTTCTGCCACGCGCCGCGGGGTTCCCACGGTGCATGCCGAGCTGGCGAATTATCACCGCACGTCCAATTGGGATGGTTCCCCGGAGCGCTACGGTTTCCGTGCCGGTTTGATTGTGGGTGATGCCGTGCTAGCGCTGGCGTCCCAAGAAGCGGTAAGCGCCGGGCGCAGCGCCCCCCTCGAGCCGTTTTTCACCATGTGTGAGGACGTTGGCATCGGCCAGTTCCTCGATATTCGCTGCGAATACACCCGCGTGGCTACCCGGGAAGATATCCACGCGATTATCACCCATAAAACCGTCTCGTATTCCGCGCTCTTCCCCCTGCTCATCGGGGCGGCACTCGCCACCCAGCCCGCCCCGGAAACAATCGCAGATTTGCGGGCTTTCGCCACGCCTTTCGGTGAGGCCTTCCAATTGCGCGACGATATCCTCGGGATTTTTGGCGATCCGGCCGTCACCGGCAAACCCGCCGGCGATGACCTCACCGAAGGGAAAAACACTTTCCTCTTCCTTGAAACTTTGGAGCGGGTCAGCGAGGTGGATGCCCGGTGGCTGCGGTCTTTGCGTGGGAAGCGTGTGGAGGGCGACGACGTCGTTCGCGCTCAGGCTCTCATGGAGGATTCCGGAGCGCGGGCTCACGTGGAAAAGATGATTCGCCAACGTGAAGATAGTGCGCGGGCTATCTTGCCGCGCCTGAACGAGGCCGCCCGCGAGAGCTTAGGGGAGCTCCTCCAGCGCCTGCGCTCACGCACCCACTAG
- a CDS encoding DUF4192 family protein has product MDTITLHHPRDALAVIPHLLGYYPRHHFVLFGGSPEIHRALGPDGEELPQWFESLESSQRPEVAVAGGETPLIRVDLRAGPISPYVARQITDAVAACRMFSCVAVVYCPSFVRFAHTREFASVLALLELLCADLSRLWDGDPGTRDAWSCDFFIADNEGFMDMGEETFCRWEELESTEAAAALVYKGSAPLDQEPSRNIVKASPTRMRNTEAAMEEARGEELTALEEHWDMLLSRVVRRRKAGPPRITTREAGRALAGLVHIPIRDKILQVSLEHDPLLPMSSVDPAVGFATGVGERPNIVRALGMMALLDELARLAPEGVEVPYACSAYLAWWVGQNSMTALRAQEALEINSGSRLARMLKDAAEWNALPPWLLGPNGSGRCSRAKAGSGGEGGADGGGPGNADGDGPGEGGTPCDLADIEPEAVDQEPETMDQYRPGRQAA; this is encoded by the coding sequence ATGGACACAATCACACTTCATCATCCGCGCGATGCCCTCGCTGTTATTCCCCATCTGCTGGGCTATTACCCGCGCCACCACTTCGTACTCTTCGGGGGAAGCCCGGAAATACACCGGGCTCTGGGCCCGGATGGGGAGGAACTACCGCAATGGTTCGAATCCCTGGAATCTTCGCAGCGGCCGGAAGTTGCCGTGGCCGGGGGTGAAACCCCGCTTATCCGCGTGGATCTGCGTGCCGGGCCTATCTCGCCCTATGTTGCGCGGCAGATAACAGACGCGGTAGCTGCCTGCCGCATGTTCAGCTGCGTGGCGGTGGTGTACTGCCCAAGTTTTGTTCGCTTCGCGCATACCCGCGAATTTGCCTCGGTGCTGGCCCTCCTGGAGCTGCTCTGCGCCGATCTTTCCCGGCTCTGGGATGGCGACCCGGGCACTCGCGATGCGTGGAGCTGTGATTTTTTCATTGCCGATAACGAAGGATTTATGGATATGGGAGAAGAAACATTTTGCCGCTGGGAAGAATTGGAATCTACCGAGGCAGCGGCTGCTCTTGTTTATAAGGGTTCCGCTCCGTTGGATCAAGAACCGAGCCGGAATATCGTCAAAGCTAGCCCCACCCGGATGCGTAATACCGAGGCGGCGATGGAAGAAGCACGCGGGGAGGAGCTCACTGCCCTGGAAGAGCATTGGGATATGCTCCTTTCCCGGGTGGTGCGCCGCCGCAAAGCCGGCCCGCCGCGCATCACCACCCGCGAAGCGGGGCGAGCTCTGGCCGGGCTTGTGCACATTCCTATTCGGGACAAAATCTTGCAGGTCTCCCTCGAACACGATCCGCTACTACCGATGTCTTCCGTTGATCCCGCGGTGGGCTTTGCCACCGGGGTGGGGGAGCGCCCCAATATTGTGCGGGCTTTGGGGATGATGGCGCTTCTGGATGAATTGGCTCGGCTGGCTCCGGAAGGAGTGGAGGTTCCCTATGCCTGCTCGGCGTATCTGGCCTGGTGGGTGGGGCAGAACTCCATGACGGCGCTACGCGCTCAGGAAGCGCTGGAAATCAATTCCGGCTCGCGCCTGGCGCGCATGCTCAAAGACGCTGCCGAATGGAACGCACTGCCGCCTTGGCTGCTCGGCCCGAACGGGAGTGGGAGGTGCTCGCGCGCCAAAGCTGGTAGTGGCGGTGAAGGGGGCGCGGATGGTGGCGGGCCTGGCAACGCGGATGGTGACGGGCCTGGTGAAGGTGGTACACCGTGCGATCTGGCGGATATTGAGCCCGAAGCTGTGGACCAAGAGCCGGAAACCATGGACCAATACAGACCCGGCAGGCAAGCAGCCTAA
- a CDS encoding RNA polymerase sigma factor, translated as MATKSASAQETAAVEKDTAVSASASGTKKKAASRSSSRTASATSAATASESTTAAKKPAAKKATATKATTTKKTATKKATSTAGESKVSESKAASSASSAKKATTAKSAATKSAASKSTAAKKTSTKKAAAEAEAPETVAAATEASASTTEAKEEKPAAKKPATRKTAAKKTTSKAAESKAASTSKKATSKRATAKQEEPEDPEEHEDLEDEDFDVDAEDVDAEDLDDDLEDDEDDSEDAEEEPEEEEDEADKETDSAAKTGTTGRNSRGGFTVKDSDDSDEPAVRVHVAGATADPVKDYLKQIGKVPLLNAAEEVELAKRIEAGLYAQHLLDQGNLDKEKDHAYIRELRIISRDGKHAKNHLLEANLRLVVSLAKRYTGRGMLFLDLIQEGNLGLVRAVEKFDYAKGYKFSTYATWWIRQAITRAMADQARTIRIPVHMVEVINKLARVQRQMLQELGREPTTEELAKELDMTEEKVVEVQKYGREPISLHTPLGEDGDSEFGDLIEDSEAVVPADAVGFTLLQEQLHRVLDTLSEREAGVVSMRFGLTDGQPKTLDEIGKVYGVTRERIRQIESKTMSKLRHPSRSQVLRDYLE; from the coding sequence GTGGCCACAAAGTCTGCCAGTGCACAAGAAACCGCTGCCGTGGAAAAGGACACCGCGGTCTCCGCATCCGCTTCGGGTACGAAGAAGAAGGCGGCCTCTCGCTCCTCCAGTCGCACGGCATCGGCCACCTCGGCAGCTACCGCTTCCGAAAGCACAACGGCTGCTAAGAAACCGGCCGCCAAGAAGGCCACTGCCACCAAGGCAACCACTACCAAGAAGACTGCCACCAAGAAGGCCACCTCCACGGCCGGCGAATCGAAGGTGTCCGAATCCAAGGCAGCTTCGTCGGCTTCTTCGGCGAAGAAGGCCACCACCGCGAAGTCCGCTGCTACGAAGTCCGCCGCCTCAAAGTCCACCGCGGCTAAGAAGACTTCCACTAAGAAGGCAGCCGCTGAAGCCGAAGCTCCGGAAACTGTTGCGGCCGCTACGGAGGCTTCCGCATCCACCACGGAAGCCAAGGAGGAGAAGCCGGCCGCTAAGAAACCGGCCACCCGTAAGACTGCCGCGAAGAAGACCACGTCCAAGGCGGCGGAATCTAAGGCGGCTTCCACCTCGAAGAAGGCTACCTCGAAGCGTGCTACCGCTAAGCAGGAAGAACCGGAAGATCCTGAAGAACATGAAGATCTCGAGGATGAAGATTTCGACGTCGATGCTGAGGATGTTGATGCCGAAGATCTAGACGACGATCTCGAAGATGACGAGGACGATTCTGAGGACGCCGAAGAGGAGCCCGAGGAAGAAGAGGACGAAGCCGATAAGGAAACGGATAGTGCCGCTAAAACGGGAACAACGGGGCGTAATTCCCGGGGCGGTTTCACTGTCAAGGATTCCGATGATTCGGATGAGCCGGCGGTGCGCGTTCACGTTGCCGGTGCTACCGCGGACCCGGTCAAGGATTACCTCAAGCAGATCGGTAAAGTTCCCCTGCTCAACGCCGCGGAAGAAGTGGAACTCGCTAAGCGAATCGAGGCCGGGCTCTACGCCCAGCACCTGCTGGACCAGGGCAATCTCGATAAGGAGAAAGACCACGCCTATATCCGCGAACTGCGGATCATCTCCCGCGATGGCAAGCACGCCAAGAACCACCTCCTCGAAGCGAATCTTCGCCTGGTAGTTTCCTTGGCTAAGCGCTACACGGGCCGCGGCATGCTCTTCCTTGATCTTATTCAGGAAGGGAATTTGGGGCTGGTGCGCGCCGTCGAAAAGTTTGACTACGCCAAGGGCTATAAGTTCTCCACCTACGCCACCTGGTGGATTCGCCAGGCCATTACCCGAGCGATGGCGGACCAGGCCCGTACCATCCGCATCCCGGTGCATATGGTCGAAGTCATCAATAAGCTCGCGCGGGTCCAGCGCCAGATGCTCCAGGAACTCGGGCGGGAACCAACCACCGAGGAACTGGCGAAAGAACTGGATATGACCGAAGAAAAGGTCGTCGAAGTTCAAAAGTACGGTCGCGAACCCATTTCCTTGCACACCCCGCTCGGTGAAGATGGCGACTCCGAATTCGGTGACCTCATTGAGGATTCCGAAGCGGTAGTCCCGGCGGACGCCGTAGGCTTCACCCTGCTCCAAGAGCAGCTCCATCGCGTTCTCGATACCCTGTCCGAACGCGAAGCCGGGGTGGTCTCCATGCGCTTTGGCCTCACCGACGGCCAGCCGAAAACCCTGGACGAAATCGGAAAGGTCTACGGGGTCACCCGCGAACGCATTCGCCAGATCGAATCCAAGACCATGTCTAAGCTGCGCCACCCGAGCCGTTCGCAGGTGCTGCGTGACTACCTGGAGTAA
- a CDS encoding 3'-5' exonuclease, translating into MGVSQAHGISSGYAALDLETTGLDARTDRIVEIGVVLLDEQGNPEREWDSLVNPLRPMGATEIHGVHAAEVAQAPSFSQLLPHVERLLHGRILVAHNARFDLGFLNEAFRRAGSPLRIPLSAAVCTMDLSRIYVPEGRHSLMAVAQRAGIEIEEHHRAITDARMCGRLLAEYLRREARGERYATRAHSRDGREITAAAWDDARRHAAEIIWPTPLFEVEFPGMRRARREPAAPGFTPGSHAAPANGSGGAA; encoded by the coding sequence ATGGGTGTTTCTCAGGCGCACGGTATTTCTTCCGGCTACGCTGCCCTCGATCTGGAAACCACCGGTTTAGATGCACGCACTGACCGGATTGTGGAGATCGGGGTGGTGCTTCTAGATGAGCAGGGCAACCCGGAGCGCGAATGGGACAGCCTGGTGAACCCGCTGCGGCCCATGGGAGCTACGGAGATTCACGGAGTACACGCTGCGGAAGTGGCACAGGCGCCGTCGTTCTCACAACTGCTCCCCCACGTGGAACGGTTGCTGCACGGGCGTATCCTCGTGGCGCATAATGCCCGCTTTGATCTGGGTTTTCTCAACGAGGCTTTTCGCCGGGCCGGAAGCCCGCTACGTATCCCGCTCAGCGCCGCCGTGTGCACGATGGATCTTTCGCGCATTTATGTTCCTGAGGGGCGCCATTCCCTCATGGCCGTGGCTCAGCGGGCGGGCATTGAGATAGAAGAACATCACCGCGCCATTACGGATGCGCGTATGTGCGGGCGGCTCCTGGCTGAATATCTGCGCCGGGAGGCGCGCGGGGAACGCTATGCCACCCGCGCGCACAGCAGAGACGGACGGGAAATAACAGCAGCGGCGTGGGACGATGCTCGCCGCCACGCCGCTGAGATTATTTGGCCCACCCCGCTATTTGAGGTGGAGTTTCCCGGTATGCGCCGCGCGCGCCGGGAACCTGCCGCGCCTGGTTTTACTCCAGGTAGTCACGCAGCACCTGCGAACGGCTCGGGTGGCGCAGCTTAG
- a CDS encoding DUF7455 domain-containing protein — MSTTLTELAPLTAQDRCDACGAQAYVRVRLPYGELFFCGHHASQHLDKLREDALEIQDERENIA; from the coding sequence GTGAGTACTACATTGACTGAATTAGCTCCCTTGACCGCGCAGGATCGTTGCGATGCCTGCGGAGCCCAGGCCTACGTTCGGGTACGCCTGCCTTATGGAGAACTTTTCTTCTGCGGCCATCATGCTTCCCAGCACCTCGATAAGCTGCGTGAAGATGCCCTTGAGATTCAAGACGAACGCGAAAATATCGCCTAG